A region from the Campylobacter blaseri genome encodes:
- a CDS encoding flavocytochrome c: protein MANISRRDMLKMSVVGAGALALSSVNANAAENEKAVKFDEEWDVVIIGSGFAGLSAGITAAKRGNKVLILEKMGRIGGNSVINGGIFAVPNNDLQKKEGIEDSNERFIADCMKAGLNINHVDLLTQIANRANDVYKLTLECGAQYRDRLEIAGGHSVPRTFSTANGSGSGIVHPMVDYFKKMDGVELRTRTKFDEFILSDSGRVVGLKVREGYKFDSKLLSDDDENTTGEVKYIKAKKGIVLAAGGFCRDVFFRQQQDPRLGPDTDSTNHPGATAGVLLKAFQIGATPVQVSWIQFGPWACPDEKGFGVGSMYNVNASFRYGISVNPKTGKRYMNELADRKTRADAMFRVIGTDKNYPINICDSEAVKNLLPNHLEKPLEAGILKKFDTLDDLAKNYNIPVKEFKETVAKYNEYVKNEKDVEFGKPLDKTVVNDITISKPPFYAERGVPKLHHTMGGLLIDTKARVISTMTKKPIEGLFAAGEITGGVHGASRLGSVAIADCLTFGMIAGENI from the coding sequence ATGGCAAATATTTCAAGAAGAGATATGCTTAAAATGAGTGTAGTAGGTGCTGGTGCTTTGGCATTAAGTAGTGTAAATGCAAATGCTGCAGAAAATGAAAAGGCAGTCAAATTTGATGAGGAGTGGGATGTAGTTATCATAGGCTCTGGTTTTGCTGGACTTTCTGCTGGTATAACTGCTGCAAAAAGAGGCAACAAAGTTTTAATCCTTGAAAAAATGGGAAGAATTGGTGGAAACTCAGTTATAAATGGTGGAATTTTTGCTGTTCCAAATAATGACCTTCAAAAAAAAGAGGGAATTGAAGACTCAAATGAGAGATTTATAGCTGATTGCATGAAAGCTGGTTTAAATATAAACCATGTTGATTTGCTAACTCAAATAGCAAACAGAGCAAACGATGTTTATAAGCTAACTTTAGAGTGTGGTGCACAATACCGCGACAGACTTGAAATTGCTGGTGGACACTCGGTTCCAAGAACATTTTCAACAGCAAATGGTAGTGGTTCAGGTATAGTTCACCCAATGGTTGATTACTTCAAAAAAATGGATGGCGTTGAGCTTAGAACTAGAACTAAATTTGACGAGTTTATACTTTCAGATAGTGGAAGAGTTGTTGGTTTAAAAGTTAGAGAAGGATACAAATTTGACTCAAAATTGCTAAGCGATGATGATGAAAACACAACTGGAGAAGTAAAATATATAAAAGCTAAAAAAGGTATTGTCTTAGCAGCTGGTGGATTTTGTCGTGATGTCTTCTTTAGGCAACAACAAGACCCAAGACTTGGTCCTGATACAGATAGCACAAACCACCCAGGTGCAACTGCTGGAGTTTTACTAAAAGCATTCCAAATTGGTGCAACCCCTGTTCAAGTTTCTTGGATACAATTTGGCCCATGGGCATGCCCTGACGAAAAAGGTTTTGGAGTTGGTTCAATGTATAATGTAAACGCAAGCTTTAGATATGGAATTTCAGTAAATCCAAAAACTGGTAAAAGATATATGAACGAACTAGCTGACAGAAAAACAAGAGCTGATGCAATGTTTAGAGTTATAGGAACTGACAAAAACTATCCTATAAATATTTGTGATTCTGAAGCTGTTAAAAACCTACTTCCTAACCACTTAGAAAAACCATTAGAGGCTGGAATACTTAAAAAATTTGATACTTTAGATGATTTAGCTAAAAACTATAATATCCCTGTAAAAGAGTTTAAAGAGACAGTTGCTAAATACAATGAATATGTAAAAAATGAAAAAGATGTTGAATTTGGAAAACCGCTTGATAAAACAGTTGTAAATGATATAACTATATCAAAACCACCATTTTACGCTGAAAGAGGAGTTCCAAAACTTCACCACACAATGGGTGGACTACTTATAGATACAAAAGCGAGAGTTATCTCAACTATGACTAAAAAACCAATTGAAGGACTTTTTGCAGCTGGTGAAATTACAGGTGGTGTTCATGGAGCTAGCAGATTAGGATCTGTTGCGATTGCTGATTGCTTAACATTTGGTATGATTGCTGGTGAGAATATATAA
- a CDS encoding flavocytochrome c, translated as MANMSRRDMLKMSMIGAGTLALSSVNANAKEAKDVKFDEEWDVVVVGSGFAGLSAGVTAAKKGNKVLIIEKMGRVGGNSVINGGVFGVWGNDFQEKEGIKDSKELYIKDILKAGGGLNHPELVETLADRVRDAYQLTKDCGAKYIMLKLHGGHSVPRGALAESDSGAGIIRPMSKFFQDIDGCELRRKCKLDHIITDESGKVIGVEVRDEYQFDKDAQNDDKENTSGTTKFIKAKKGVVLASGGFSRDKHFRKAQDPRIADDLDSTNHPGATAGVLLEALKVGAEPVQVSWIQSLPLSSPDEKGYGVSSAFTHESFRFGIIVSPKTGKRYGNELANRKIQADYEFKSKNEDGVYLLSMCDSKAAAEMLPEKLEKVQKVGIVKKFDSLEDIAKEYNMPLDEFKKTVANYNQYVKDEKDPEFGKNLSKDITKGYDFSVAPFYVSRVIPKVHHTMGGVNITPKAEVISADTNKPIPGLYAAGEITGGVHGAVRLGSMAIADCLTFGMIAGENF; from the coding sequence ATGGCAAATATGTCAAGAAGAGATATGCTTAAAATGAGCATGATTGGTGCTGGAACTTTGGCATTAAGTAGTGTAAATGCAAATGCCAAAGAGGCTAAAGATGTTAAATTTGATGAAGAGTGGGATGTTGTAGTTGTTGGTTCTGGTTTTGCTGGACTTTCTGCTGGCGTAACAGCTGCTAAAAAAGGTAATAAGGTTTTAATTATTGAAAAAATGGGAAGAGTTGGCGGAAACTCAGTTATAAATGGTGGAGTTTTCGGTGTTTGGGGAAACGATTTCCAAGAAAAAGAGGGCATAAAAGACAGTAAAGAGCTTTATATAAAAGATATTTTAAAAGCTGGTGGTGGACTAAATCACCCAGAACTAGTAGAAACATTGGCAGATAGAGTAAGGGATGCTTACCAACTTACTAAAGATTGCGGTGCAAAATACATCATGCTAAAACTTCACGGAGGTCATAGTGTTCCAAGAGGTGCTTTGGCTGAAAGCGATAGCGGTGCTGGAATAATTAGACCAATGTCAAAGTTCTTCCAAGATATTGATGGTTGTGAACTTAGAAGAAAATGTAAATTAGATCACATTATAACTGATGAAAGTGGCAAAGTTATTGGGGTTGAAGTTAGAGATGAGTATCAATTTGACAAAGATGCACAAAATGATGACAAAGAAAACACAAGCGGAACAACTAAATTTATAAAAGCTAAAAAAGGTGTAGTTTTAGCAAGTGGTGGGTTTAGTAGAGATAAACATTTTAGAAAAGCTCAAGATCCAAGAATTGCTGATGATTTGGACTCTACAAATCACCCTGGTGCAACTGCTGGAGTTTTACTTGAGGCTCTTAAAGTTGGTGCTGAACCTGTTCAGGTTAGCTGGATACAAAGCTTACCACTATCAAGCCCTGATGAAAAAGGTTATGGTGTTTCATCTGCATTTACTCACGAAAGTTTTAGATTTGGAATTATTGTAAGCCCAAAAACTGGTAAAAGATATGGAAACGAGTTAGCAAATAGAAAAATTCAAGCTGATTATGAGTTTAAATCAAAAAATGAAGATGGAGTTTATCTTTTAAGTATGTGTGATAGCAAAGCTGCAGCTGAAATGCTTCCTGAAAAGCTAGAAAAAGTTCAAAAAGTTGGTATTGTTAAAAAATTTGATAGCTTAGAAGACATAGCAAAAGAATACAATATGCCACTTGATGAGTTTAAAAAGACTGTTGCAAACTATAATCAATATGTAAAAGATGAAAAAGATCCAGAATTTGGTAAAAATCTATCAAAAGATATAACAAAAGGTTATGATTTTTCTGTTGCACCTTTTTATGTATCTCGTGTAATTCCAAAGGTTCACCATACAATGGGCGGTGTAAACATTACTCCAAAAGCTGAGGTTATTTCTGCTGATACAAATAAGCCAATTCCTGGACTTTACGCAGCTGGTGAGATTACTGGTGGTGTTCATGGTGCAGTTAGATTAGGAAGTATGGCTATTGCTGATTGTTTAACATTTGGTATGATAGCTGGTGAAAATTTCTAA